From Candidatus Bathyanammoxibius amoris, the proteins below share one genomic window:
- a CDS encoding heme transporter CcmC yields MCRTLVFFTAVSFLMVFGIAAADSATAGEAKVVATIQTGPEWTPPERGEPLTIPEVHYRVKHSPYRSELVRTGQFLFNDASWGLQGEYSCAACHYERGQSTGLIWDLGDEGWGSWK; encoded by the coding sequence ATGTGTAGAACGCTTGTATTTTTTACGGCAGTGTCTTTTTTGATGGTCTTTGGCATTGCAGCCGCTGACAGCGCTACAGCGGGTGAAGCCAAGGTTGTGGCCACCATACAGACGGGGCCGGAGTGGACACCCCCCGAGAGAGGTGAGCCGTTGACCATCCCTGAGGTGCACTACAGGGTAAAGCACTCCCCTTACCGGAGTGAGCTGGTGCGCACAGGACAGTTTTTGTTTAACGACGCCAGCTGGGGTCTCCAGGGCGAGTACTCGTGCGCTGCCTGCCATTATGAGCGGGGTCAGTCCACGGGTCTTATCTGGGACCTTGGTGACGAGGGCTGGGGCTCCTGGAAGAA